A single region of the Halopiger xanaduensis SH-6 genome encodes:
- a CDS encoding Na+/H+ antiporter subunit D, whose product MTLSALCSTATTMPPLPLAALPVGTESQLVIAPMLIVLVAAVASLLLGRWPRARIGVSLAGGAAYAVAVAAIDWYVVLAPGAPGIVTYQVGDWVAPVGITLVVDGLSAFMLTMVAVLGIASLVFSTRVLPEIDRRSYYFPLFHFLALGVTGAFLTGDLFNLFVWFEVMLMASYIFVAYYGGPQHTRAAFWYVSLNLLASAVFLLGVGGVYAVTGTLNMADLSRRLADPAAFGIEPEAALGLYALLLSVFAIKAGLVPFQFWIPTAYRAAPPQISALLAGATKKVGIYAIIRLSFTVFADAPIAVDLSIPGTGIGIVGDSPLVFVGAALFVMAAASILVGGIGAVGRNSIEGVLAYSSIGQVGFIAIPVAIAATTASAELRHLALVAALVYALNHTLAKGLLFLAVGAVRSATGTSRLADLGGLAERSPMLAIPFFIASLSLVGIPPLSGFFGKFLVFDSAARAEAAPVVVLLLVGSLLTIAYATRVWNRSFWGNRTPAVENATTDGVQLAVLAVLAAAIVLVGVGFEPVYEFADAAANAAVDADAYVEAVDPADASELEMPDDGAGNETENGGGH is encoded by the coding sequence ATGACGCTGTCCGCGCTGTGCTCGACCGCGACGACGATGCCGCCGCTGCCGCTCGCGGCGCTGCCGGTCGGCACCGAGTCGCAACTGGTGATCGCCCCGATGCTGATCGTCCTCGTGGCGGCCGTCGCCAGCCTCCTGCTCGGTCGCTGGCCCCGCGCCCGGATCGGCGTCAGCCTCGCGGGCGGAGCGGCCTACGCCGTCGCCGTCGCGGCGATCGACTGGTACGTCGTCCTCGCACCGGGCGCGCCGGGGATCGTGACCTACCAGGTCGGCGACTGGGTCGCCCCCGTCGGCATCACGCTCGTCGTCGACGGCCTCTCGGCGTTCATGCTGACGATGGTCGCCGTCCTCGGGATCGCGTCGCTGGTGTTCTCGACGCGCGTGCTTCCCGAGATCGACCGGCGGAGCTACTACTTCCCGCTCTTTCACTTCCTGGCGCTGGGCGTCACCGGCGCCTTCCTCACCGGCGACCTGTTCAACCTGTTCGTCTGGTTCGAGGTGATGCTGATGGCGAGTTACATCTTCGTCGCCTACTACGGCGGCCCCCAGCACACCCGCGCCGCCTTCTGGTACGTCTCGCTGAACCTGCTGGCCAGCGCCGTCTTCCTGCTGGGCGTCGGCGGCGTCTACGCCGTGACCGGCACGCTCAACATGGCCGACCTCTCGAGGCGGCTGGCCGATCCCGCCGCCTTCGGGATCGAACCCGAGGCGGCCCTCGGGCTCTACGCCCTGCTCTTGTCGGTGTTCGCCATCAAGGCCGGCCTCGTCCCCTTCCAGTTCTGGATTCCGACCGCCTACCGGGCCGCGCCGCCCCAGATCAGCGCGCTGCTGGCCGGCGCGACGAAGAAGGTCGGCATCTACGCGATCATCCGACTCTCCTTTACGGTGTTCGCCGACGCGCCGATCGCCGTCGACCTCTCGATTCCGGGTACCGGCATCGGGATCGTCGGCGACTCGCCGCTCGTCTTCGTCGGCGCCGCCCTCTTCGTCATGGCCGCCGCCAGCATCCTCGTCGGCGGGATCGGCGCCGTCGGCCGCAACTCCATCGAGGGCGTGCTCGCGTACTCGAGCATCGGGCAGGTCGGCTTCATCGCGATTCCGGTCGCGATCGCGGCGACGACGGCCAGCGCCGAACTGCGCCACCTCGCGCTCGTCGCCGCGCTGGTGTACGCGCTCAACCACACGCTGGCGAAGGGGCTCCTGTTTTTGGCGGTCGGCGCGGTCCGCTCGGCGACCGGCACGAGCCGATTGGCCGACCTCGGCGGGCTGGCGGAGCGGTCGCCGATGCTCGCGATCCCCTTCTTCATCGCCTCGCTCTCGCTCGTAGGCATCCCGCCGCTGTCGGGATTCTTCGGGAAGTTCCTCGTCTTCGATTCGGCCGCTCGAGCGGAGGCGGCGCCCGTCGTCGTCCTCCTGCTGGTCGGCTCGCTGCTGACCATCGCGTACGCGACGCGGGTGTGGAATCGGAGCTTCTGGGGGAACCGAACGCCGGCGGTCGAGAACGCGACCACGGACGGCGTGCAACTGGCCGTCCTCGCCGTCCTCGCCGCGGCGATCGTGCTGGTCGGCGTCGGCTTCGAACCGGTCTACGAGTTCGCCGACGCGGCCGCGAACGCCGCAGTCGACGCCGACGCGTACGTCGAGGCCGTCGATCCGGCGGACGCGAGCGAGCTCGAGATGCCGGATGACGGCGCTGGCAACGAAACCGAAAACGGAGGTGGACACTAA
- a CDS encoding sodium:proton antiporter, with protein sequence MTAVVLAAVVGALFALGTFLLLRRDLIRVVWGLAIISQAANVYLLAMGGITEGTAETVPVLEGHGHDIHVPVGIADPLVQALVLTAIVIGFGMTAFALVLSYRVYEEHDTLDVSELGDRE encoded by the coding sequence ATGACGGCCGTCGTCCTCGCAGCCGTGGTCGGCGCGCTGTTCGCACTGGGGACCTTCCTGCTGCTCCGGCGGGACCTGATCCGCGTCGTCTGGGGGCTGGCGATCATCAGCCAGGCCGCGAACGTCTACCTGCTCGCGATGGGCGGCATTACGGAGGGGACCGCCGAGACGGTGCCCGTCCTCGAGGGTCACGGCCACGATATCCACGTCCCGGTCGGAATCGCGGACCCGCTCGTGCAGGCTCTCGTGCTGACGGCCATCGTGATCGGCTTCGGCATGACCGCCTTCGCGCTGGTGCTGTCCTACCGGGTGTACGAGGAGCACGACACGCTTGACGTCTCGGAACTGGGTGATCGCGAATGA
- a CDS encoding MnhB domain-containing protein, with amino-acid sequence MTTVIMRTTARAIVPIILVVAIALFVEGHNLPGGGFIGGVLTVTAFAVLYLAFGLDFLERGVLGRDVEPGKEPSRDRVVVAYRRIFEYGLAIAVVSGLVPLLFDLPFLSQTYWVFEDVPIYGTVEVASAMAFDFGVYCVVVGGLLTILSVVGAE; translated from the coding sequence ATGACAACCGTCATCATGCGCACGACCGCGCGGGCGATCGTCCCGATCATTCTGGTCGTCGCCATCGCGCTGTTCGTGGAGGGGCACAACCTCCCCGGCGGCGGCTTCATCGGCGGCGTGCTCACGGTGACGGCTTTCGCCGTGCTCTATCTGGCCTTCGGGCTGGACTTCTTAGAGCGCGGCGTGCTCGGGCGCGACGTCGAACCCGGGAAGGAACCCTCGCGGGACCGGGTCGTCGTGGCCTACCGCCGAATCTTCGAATATGGCCTCGCGATCGCCGTCGTCAGCGGGCTGGTGCCGTTACTGTTCGATCTGCCCTTCCTCTCCCAGACCTACTGGGTGTTCGAGGACGTGCCGATCTACGGCACCGTCGAGGTGGCGAGCGCGATGGCGTTCGACTTCGGGGTCTACTGCGTGGTCGTCGGCGGCCTGCTCACGATCCTCTCGGTGGTGGGAGCCGAATGA
- the mbhE gene encoding hydrogen gas-evolving membrane-bound hydrogenase subunit E — MPPELSIVLSAVALPFVVAGLTPLLRRILGEYVGYAGAAVALTCFGLLASQYGTEGPVDFTWIPSLEIAMQFYVDGWALLFALLASGIGTLIFLYSPAYMHGESHLTRFYAALLAFMGSIIGVALAANLVAIFLFWELTSLCSFVLIGHYTEDDSSKYAARMAMFITVGGGLFLLVGLLMLSIVAGDAIGAAATFDLVAMLENPDAMREGLRERGLFVPVLLLLAIGAGTKSAQVPVHFWLPNAMAAPTPVSAFLHSATMVKVGVYFVGRVRPLLVGEEWLLLFATLGLTTMTVCAIMAVASTDVKELLAYSTASHLGLMVAGFGFTSVYGAEAGVFHLLNHALFKAALFLIAGIIAHEAGTRELENLSGLRQDLPITAAMTTVVALSMAGIPPFNGFYSKELLFEAAVEASHYHDIGILGWLYPAVAVFGSVFTVLYSLKFLSLFFGNRPDALGHVHRPGVTLLLSPAVLALLAAVVSVRPQLAIDAIVQSGLEATAVDPHEMHVGIPTSYSPAAAMSAVTIGTGLLAFPFYDRLHRGIRAIPHTLPPTSANWWYDAVVGNLTGAGAWLGSRVHNGLLRTYATWTLLATAALALAGFVATGAVTATVFGLETPPAVALVLVVAVAAGLAVVTSDSHVAGVLTLSILGFMVAIFYILGSAPDLALTQLVVETLVLLIFLLVIEEIPEYYEVEIGRVVRDAVVSVAVGATAFITVLVATDARPDGNTDIAEAYANLAVPEGGGTNIVNVTLVDFRGFDTLGELVVVALAAISILTLIVMRTGGAGGADGTDPTVDGTSHTRGDDE, encoded by the coding sequence GTGCCTCCCGAGTTGTCGATCGTACTTTCGGCGGTCGCGCTGCCGTTCGTAGTCGCGGGGTTGACGCCACTCTTGCGCCGAATCCTCGGCGAGTACGTCGGCTACGCCGGCGCCGCGGTGGCGCTGACCTGTTTCGGCCTACTCGCCTCGCAGTACGGCACCGAGGGCCCCGTCGACTTCACCTGGATTCCGTCGCTCGAGATCGCGATGCAGTTCTACGTCGACGGCTGGGCCCTCCTCTTCGCCCTGCTCGCGAGCGGCATCGGGACCCTCATCTTCCTCTACTCGCCCGCCTACATGCACGGCGAGTCCCACCTCACGCGCTTCTACGCCGCCCTCCTCGCGTTCATGGGATCGATCATCGGCGTCGCGCTGGCGGCCAACCTCGTCGCGATCTTCCTCTTCTGGGAACTCACGAGCCTCTGTTCGTTCGTCCTGATCGGCCACTACACCGAGGACGACTCCTCCAAGTACGCCGCCCGGATGGCCATGTTCATCACCGTCGGCGGCGGCCTCTTCCTGCTGGTCGGCCTGCTCATGCTGTCGATCGTCGCCGGCGACGCGATCGGCGCGGCGGCGACGTTCGACCTCGTCGCGATGCTCGAGAACCCCGACGCGATGCGGGAGGGGCTCCGCGAGCGCGGGCTGTTCGTCCCGGTCCTGCTCCTGCTGGCGATCGGCGCGGGGACCAAGTCCGCGCAGGTGCCGGTCCACTTCTGGCTGCCCAACGCGATGGCGGCTCCGACGCCGGTTTCGGCCTTTCTCCACTCCGCGACGATGGTGAAGGTCGGCGTCTACTTCGTCGGCCGCGTCCGCCCGCTGCTCGTCGGCGAGGAGTGGCTGTTGCTGTTCGCGACGCTCGGCCTGACGACGATGACCGTCTGTGCGATCATGGCCGTCGCGTCGACGGACGTCAAGGAACTGCTCGCGTACTCGACCGCGAGCCACCTCGGGCTGATGGTCGCCGGATTCGGCTTCACGTCGGTCTACGGCGCTGAGGCGGGCGTTTTCCACCTTCTGAACCACGCGCTGTTCAAGGCCGCGCTGTTCCTGATCGCCGGCATCATCGCCCACGAGGCCGGTACGCGGGAACTCGAGAACCTGAGCGGGCTCCGACAGGATCTGCCGATCACCGCGGCGATGACGACCGTCGTCGCGCTCTCGATGGCCGGCATCCCGCCCTTTAACGGCTTCTACTCGAAGGAACTGCTGTTCGAGGCGGCCGTGGAGGCGAGCCACTACCACGATATCGGGATACTGGGCTGGCTCTACCCCGCCGTCGCCGTCTTCGGGAGCGTCTTCACCGTACTCTACTCGCTGAAGTTCCTCTCGCTGTTCTTCGGTAACCGGCCGGACGCGCTCGGCCACGTCCACCGGCCCGGCGTTACGCTGCTGCTCTCGCCGGCCGTGCTGGCGCTGCTGGCCGCCGTCGTCAGCGTCCGCCCGCAACTCGCGATCGACGCGATCGTCCAGTCCGGTCTCGAGGCCACGGCCGTCGATCCTCACGAGATGCACGTCGGCATTCCGACGTCGTACTCGCCCGCGGCCGCCATGAGCGCGGTCACGATCGGTACCGGCTTGCTCGCGTTCCCCTTCTACGACCGTCTTCACCGGGGTATCCGCGCGATTCCGCACACGCTCCCGCCGACGAGCGCGAACTGGTGGTACGACGCCGTCGTCGGCAACCTCACCGGCGCGGGCGCGTGGCTCGGTTCGCGGGTCCACAACGGCCTGCTGCGAACCTACGCGACGTGGACGCTGCTTGCCACCGCCGCCCTCGCGTTGGCCGGATTCGTCGCAACGGGCGCCGTGACGGCGACCGTGTTCGGCCTCGAGACGCCGCCGGCGGTCGCGCTCGTGCTGGTCGTCGCGGTCGCCGCCGGCCTCGCGGTCGTGACGTCCGACTCCCACGTTGCGGGCGTGCTTACCCTCTCGATTCTGGGCTTCATGGTTGCGATCTTCTACATCCTCGGCAGCGCGCCGGACCTCGCGCTGACCCAGCTGGTCGTCGAGACGCTCGTGCTGTTGATCTTCCTGCTCGTGATCGAGGAGATTCCGGAGTACTACGAAGTGGAGATCGGGAGAGTCGTCCGCGACGCCGTCGTCTCCGTGGCCGTCGGCGCGACCGCGTTCATCACGGTGCTGGTCGCGACCGACGCCCGCCCGGACGGGAACACGGACATCGCGGAGGCCTACGCCAATCTGGCAGTTCCCGAGGGCGGCGGCACGAACATCGTCAACGTCACCCTCGTGGACTTCCGCGGCTTCGACACCCTCGGCGAACTCGTCGTGGTCGCGCTGGCCGCGATCTCGATCCTGACGCTGATCGTCATGCGGACCGGCGGTGCCGGCGGAGCCGACGGGACAGATCCCACTGTGGACGGTACCAGTCACACTCGAGGAGATGACGAATGA